The Thermodesulfovibrionales bacterium region CACTGTTTTCCCCCTGCTGACTATCATGGCGCGTTCGATGACATTCCTGAGCTCCCGGCCGTTGCCCGGCCATACGTAAGACCGGAGAACATCCATGGTCTTCTTCGGGATCTTATCGATCCGTTTTCCCATCTTCTTCTGAAATTCAGTAACAAAGGCCCATACCATGAGAGGGATGTCCTCCGGACGTTCACGGAGGGGCGGTATCAGAATGGGGAAGACATTCAGACGGTAAAAGAGATCATTTCTGAACCGCCCCCCCTCAACCTCCCGGGCAAGGTCCCTGTTGGTGGCCGCGATAATGCGGACGTCAACGTGGACCGCTTTTGTTGAGCCCAGTCTCTCGAATGCGCCTTCCTCAATCACCCTGAGCAGCTTGGCCTGAAGCTCAGAGGGAAGTTCACCGATTTCGTCAAGAAAGATTGTGGAACCGTCGGCAACCTCGAACCGGCCTGCCATCCTCGTGAGGGCGCCAGTAAAGGCGCCCTTCTCCCGCCCAAAGAGTTCGCTTTCGATGAGCGTGGGCGGAAGAGCAGCACAGTTGACGGTAACAAGGGAACGGTCTTTTCGGACGCTCATGCTGTGGATTGCCCGCGCCAGCATTTCCTTTCCCGTTCCCGTTTCACCCAATATGAGGACCGTGGTGTCAGTCCGCGCAACCTGCGAGGCCTGTAGCAGGACCTTTTTCATGGCTGCGCTTTGTCCAATGATCGCCGTCTGCTCACTCAACTGCTTGACTTCCTGTTGAAGATGGACGTTCTCATCCTCAAGGTGTTTTTTGAGTTGCTCAATTTCCTGAAGGCGCTCGCTCAGCTCTTCCTCAATCTGCTTGCGTTCGGTGATGTCCAACGATGCTCCCATTAACCGGACAGGTTCGCCTGAGCCGTTATGGTGCGACCGGCCGCGGGCTGCCATCCAACGGACGCTTCCATCGGGCTCGACGATTCGGTATTCGTCGCTGAAGTCCTCCTTCTTCCGGATGGCCCTTTGCATCTTGTCGTGAATCCGGGCGCGGTCCTGGGGGTGGATGTTACTGAGGAAGACCTTTAAAGTCAGTTCCCTGTTTGAGGCAAGGCCGAGCAACCTCCGGGCTTTTTCTATGGTCCATATCTGACCCGAATCCATGTCCAAGGTCCACAGGGCCGCATTCGCAGAATCTGCAGCAAGGCTCAGACGTGCCAGGCTTTCGCGCAGGTACTCTTCAGAGCGTTTTCGGGCAAAGGCATTGGCAAAGATTTGCGCCACAAGCTTGAGGCGGCTCACGAGGGGCTCCACCCATTCCCTCTCTTGTCGGAAAACAGCGAAAGTCAGAGCCCCGAAAACCGAGCCACCCGTTACCAAAGGAATCACCAAGGTGGACTTTGTGTCATACCCGCGCCAACTCTCCTTGTCACGGGCCGCTTCCTGAGGCAGATCAGATAACCTTGAGATGGCGAGGACTTCTCCTGCGAGAACCTTATTGATTGCCCAGGGAAAAAGTTTTCTTGCATCCAGTTGCATCGGGACTTCCCGGCCTCCTCTGTCATAGAAGTGTTCCAGTTGCATGGTTCCCATATCCTTCTCGGACATCAGCCAAAGCGTAGAACGATCGAAGTCAAGCTGCTCGCAAACGCGATGCAAAGTGTCGCGGATCTCGCCATCCAGCTGACCGGCTGAGAGATTGATCAATCGAGTCGAGGTTTCGGCCAGCAGCATTTCGAACTGGTGTCGGTCCTCCCCTTCAACCTTGCTTTCTTGCAGGTCCGGGATGTCTGCCAGAACATCGTGCATCACTTCTTCCTTTTAAGCAGCGTGATCTTCCGGTTCTCTCATGGAACCTTCACCTATAACTAAACCTTAGGGGATAATGTCCACTATGTCAAGTTTAACAAGCACAAATTATTCATTCGTTGCCTCCCGCGGATCGGCATCCGCTTCTCGCCAAGAGAATAGCCCTTTGTGGCCACGCTGGCTGCGCAATCTCATCAACGCCTTTCTTCAACTACGCTCAGTGTGCCCTAAAGGAGCTTGCTCTCTTGCAGTTGCTTCATGAGCACGTCAATGAAGGGGTTGATCGTTCCCTCCCGAGAGTTCTCGACTTTCACCCTGGAAAGGTAAGACCAGATAAGCTTTTCGCCCTTCACCTCATACACGTTGGTAACAATCGTAAAAAACTCAGCATCATAGGCTGAACCAGGTTCATAGGAATAGAAGCGAAACCATCCGTCACGATAGTCTAGCGGCACCGTGTAGATCCCGCCGGGATAGAGTTGTGAGGTCTCTTCCTTGCTGATCGGCCGCGCAACCAGGACGTTCCTGATACCCAACTCCCTGACCTTTGCCAGTATAGCCTCCCGCTCAAGTTTCGCGCCGGACTGAGAAAAGACCTTGTTGCCCGGCACCGCTTCAACACCCCTGGATGCCAGACGCTCAGAAAGGACATTCTCGAAATGCTCCTGCATGAAATCAACTTGAGCAGCGGCAATGACGAGGACTTTTTGAAGCCGCTCATTGCTTGTCTCATCCTTCCAGACATTCACGGTCTTGATTGAGGCGCAGGAAGTCGTCATCATTGTCAGCAAAAAGGCGATGAAGAAGCTGCATTTCAGGGGAATTCTCATACTCTTCGTCCTCTCTTATTCAGGTTTTTCTGTGTCCTTCCGTTTCTGTATAGCATACCTTCATAATACCTTTCTGTTGCACAAAGACTGCCTCGTTCGGAACGGTTGGCGTCTACACGTCTGACTTTCCCTTTGTGTGCGACATTACTGTTTATTCAAGGTCTGCGAAGAGCACCACAACTCTTGCCTGTCCCGGTCCTGTCACGCTTATTTCTCTATCCTCGTAATTTTCGTGCCCTGCAAGCCAAGGCCGGCCATCAGTCCCTTCTGGTCGAAGAACATTGCATAGATTTCCGATTGCAATGTGGTCGTTGACATAGACTTGGCTGCACCTATGTCCACAACCACGATGGTCGGGCCTACGCCAAGCTCCCACCCGTCACTTTTGTCGATCCATTTCAGCGCCGAGTCGGTCATAAAAAAGAGCGCATAGCCGAATTTCTGGATTCCCGCCTGTAACCCATACGAAGCCTGAACTGTGTTGTAATACCCGGCTATCTTCCCTCCCTCGATGAGCGCGCCCTCACCGTATTGGCCTCCCACAATAAAACCACCCTTCACGATCCCGGGGAAGACAAGGATGCCCTTTGCCTTTTCACCAAGTGCCCTGGCCGTAGCTGACTTTGCATAGAGCTTATCCAGAGCACTCTTGACATCACGGTTAATCTCCGCCGCCGACGCCGCCGCAACGGGGGCCGGACAAACAAATGTGCACGTCACAAGAAGTGTCAACACCACAGCAGTCAAATGAAAGTATTTCATCGTCCTATCCTCCCTTTCTTATCACTATTCTGCCGCTTTCATGAGCGGTATTTTCTGGGCGAGCTCATAATACAGAACGGCCTGGATCTTATTCTCGATCTGGTAGTAGCGTGCAGTCTTCACAGGAGACAAGACTTTGCGGAACTTCGGAAGATAGGCCGTGCGGAGCTTCAGCCCCAGAGTCTCGATCGTCATGTACTCGTTAAGCAGCCTCTTCGCAGTATCGTCGGTCATCTTGCCGTATGCATCAGCGTAGTCATTGATCAGTTTTATGGTGCGTGTGCGCAGAAGAAACAGTTCATCCTGATACTGTTCATAGACCGGCCAGAAGGCCTTGGCCTCGGACTCGGTCAGTTGTATGTTTTCCGCGACGAGATGCTTCTTGTCGGCGCGTACCTTCTCAAGGACGATCTGCATGTTATCCGCCTTTTTCTCCTGCCCAAGCGCATGAGAAGCAACAACCACGATCATCGACACTACCATCAAGACGACTACTGCCCTGCTTTTGTTTCTCATATGATTCCTCCTTTCGTAGTGCACAACATTTGAAACGTCTCTAGCTTCATTCTTTTTCTTGATTCCAGCTCTTGATTCCCATAAGGCTTATCCTATCCCGTCGGGACCGTGATGATCGGAGCGCCCTCCTTGGCGCCTCCTGTTTCGGTAAGGGAAAAGATGAACATAAGGAATGAAAAGAGCGCCTTCGAACGATAGTCGCGGTCATCGATCCAGAACCAATGGTAACGATAGGGGACCGCAATGAAGGCGTCTGCCGGTTTGTCGGTTGAACTATGGATTCTTATGAGCGGAGGGACAGGGACACCATTCACCGTCTCCCCGGCCATCGTCGGGTTCACCCGCTTCTCCTCAACATGCGCAGACGGCACATCGATATACGACGCAAGATCGATGATGATCTCAAGTATCGACCGCGTCAGCAGGGCGAGCTCTTTATCGTCTTTTGCGACTGAACCATAGACAACGCTGATGTCACTTGCAGATGGGTCGAGCCCCAACGTTTTCCGGACGAAGAGTATGTCCTCCTGCACCGCTGGATCGACTTTCCCTCTAAAGCTCATCACCACCCCTTCCATCTCGTCTGTTTTCTGGACCCTCAGCCCTATGGCGCCCGAGTCCTGGATCCTCCGCATCCTCTCCAGGAGCGGATAGAACTCGGGGTCAGCAGCGCGAGCGCGCGCCGATCCCCCGTACCGGTTCCTGACACCGTTGACCGTGTGTACGCAGATCCTGAGGATGAGATCTATCGGGTAGCCGGCCTGGATCAGGCTCAATATGGCGGGCGGCGGGATCGGTTTCATGAGGCTCCGGGCAAACTTCTCTCCGCTGAGAGGCGTATAGGTGATGGTAGGGCGTTCGACGTACTGCGCAAGACCTCCCACGGATTGTGAGTTTGTTGCGACCGAAGTCACAGGGTGGACCCAGGTAAACCCTGCATTCACCTGCGCTGCCAACTGGTACTGACTTATGACAGAGGCTACATCGAGAAAGACAGGCGTGTCGCCATACCGCAGCTTCACCGCGTTGATGAGCATCTGCTCCTTCCAGGAGTCCCCGAGCGCCCCGGTGTAGTCGAAACGGTCGCGGCCAACGGTGTGAGGCCCAATACTCGTACAGCCCGAAAGGACCAGCAGACCAACCGAAAGGAAAACAGACATCAACCTCTTGATCGAATCCATATTCTTCTCCTCCGGGATTTCACAAAGGATTGAGACGGAAGAAATGGTATTTCCACGGTCCAAGGTCAACGTACAGACCGGGACCGAACATCTCGTCCCCGTTCCTGTCGAAGGTTTCGTCCGACAGAACATCGGTAAGGCGCCACGTCTTTCCCTTCAATTCATCCCAGGGCAGCGCTACCTGCCCCTGCGAGGCTAAATCAGAGAGATTCACGACGATCAAATAACGCTCCCCGCCATTGCGCCAGCACCAGGCGACGAGGTTCTGATAGCTTGCATTATCGGGCCAACCGTTCCGCTCGCAGAGCTGCCACCTCCCTTCACGGAGGCCTTCGACAGAAGCTGCCTTGAGCAGCCTGCGGTAGAAAGACTGGAGGTCGGCATCGACAGGCTCGACAGGAGAGCGACCGAGGAAGACGGGCAACCTCACCTTCCTTCCCTCGAACTGCCCTTCATGAAAAAGTTTTGCGCCCGGAATCGTGGCGATGGTCACGGCGGCGGCACGCTCCTGCTGGGGGGAGAATATTGAAGCTGCGCGGGGCTCATCATGGTTCTCGATGAAACGGACCAGTTTCTCCTGATAGGCAAGGTCTGCCAGAAGGTGCATCCGGACACTCTCGGCGTGCTCCATACGGT contains the following coding sequences:
- a CDS encoding sigma 54-interacting transcriptional regulator, which translates into the protein MHDVLADIPDLQESKVEGEDRHQFEMLLAETSTRLINLSAGQLDGEIRDTLHRVCEQLDFDRSTLWLMSEKDMGTMQLEHFYDRGGREVPMQLDARKLFPWAINKVLAGEVLAISRLSDLPQEAARDKESWRGYDTKSTLVIPLVTGGSVFGALTFAVFRQEREWVEPLVSRLKLVAQIFANAFARKRSEEYLRESLARLSLAADSANAALWTLDMDSGQIWTIEKARRLLGLASNRELTLKVFLSNIHPQDRARIHDKMQRAIRKKEDFSDEYRIVEPDGSVRWMAARGRSHHNGSGEPVRLMGASLDITERKQIEEELSERLQEIEQLKKHLEDENVHLQQEVKQLSEQTAIIGQSAAMKKVLLQASQVARTDTTVLILGETGTGKEMLARAIHSMSVRKDRSLVTVNCAALPPTLIESELFGREKGAFTGALTRMAGRFEVADGSTIFLDEIGELPSELQAKLLRVIEEGAFERLGSTKAVHVDVRIIAATNRDLAREVEGGRFRNDLFYRLNVFPILIPPLRERPEDIPLMVWAFVTEFQKKMGKRIDKIPKKTMDVLRSYVWPGNGRELRNVIERAMIVSRGKTVEVFLPEAPGVVTSGEHSVTLQDIERRHILSVLEKTSWHVTGKGGAAEILGLKGTTLQSKMKKLGINRPTTS
- a CDS encoding YSC84-related protein codes for the protein MKYFHLTAVVLTLLVTCTFVCPAPVAAASAAEINRDVKSALDKLYAKSATARALGEKAKGILVFPGIVKGGFIVGGQYGEGALIEGGKIAGYYNTVQASYGLQAGIQKFGYALFFMTDSALKWIDKSDGWELGVGPTIVVVDIGAAKSMSTTTLQSEIYAMFFDQKGLMAGLGLQGTKITRIEK